The Astyanax mexicanus isolate ESR-SI-001 chromosome 7, AstMex3_surface, whole genome shotgun sequence genome has a window encoding:
- the ccnj gene encoding cyclin-J: protein MAHSGPHSLPSGKHKDQFRMGVTFPIRLAAIYTHPNTFHPMELEGQWWKGQLAGDIYHALRYKELRLPVFKGQSPQLNLRRYFADLIAIVSNRFRLCPPARHLAVYLLDLFMDRYDISVQQLHLVALSCLLLASKFEEREDRVPKLEMLNSLGCMNSMNLVLTKQGLLHMELLLLETFHWNLYLPTAAHFIEYYLSISVIETDLHDGWPMVCLEKTKLYMNKYADYFLEVSLQDHAFLRFAPSLVAAACVSASRVILRLSPTWPPRLQRLTAYTWEQLLPCMERLLIAHDSDVKEANKQKCQLPQPSLQPGQPAYTAQGQNVTITQYIHRPALQYTQQSCQPVLVSTHGTGAYLSHTATLQAPSGPSHGQGQPQAISVPLDTKLNMPNRPYQVTSVFPRTAPCFDR, encoded by the exons ATGGCTCATTCAGGGCCTCACTCCTTACCCTCAGGAAAACACAAGGACCAGTTCAGAATGGGAGTGACCTTTCCAATTAGACTAGCTGCCATTTACAC GCACCCCAACACATTTCATCCAATGGAGCTGGAGGGCCAATGGTGGAAAGGACAGCTTGCTGGAGATATCTACCATGCTTTGCGCTACAAG GAACTGAGGTTACCTGTCTTCAAAGGTCAGTCCCCACAGCTCAACCTTAGGCGCTACTTTGCAGACCTCATAGCAATAGTGAGCAACCGTTTCCGTCTGTGCCCGCCTGCCAGGCACCTGGCTGTTTACCTGCTAGACCTGTTCATGGACCGCTATGACATCTCTGTGCAGCAGCTTCACTTGGTGGCCCTTTCCTGTCTGCTTTTGGCTA GTAAATTtgaagagagagaggacagagtgCCTAAGCTGGAGATGCTCAACAGCCTCGGTTGTATGAACTCCATGAACCTGGTGCTGACTAAACAAGGCCTACTACACATGGAGCTGCTGCTACTGGAGACCTTTCACTGGAACCTCTACCTACCCACTGCTGCCCACTTCATAGAGTACTACCTGTCAATCTCGGTCATTGAGACGGACCTACACGATGGCTGGCCAATGGTGTGTTTAGAGAAGACCAAGCTGTACATGAACAAATATGCAGACTACTTTCTGGAGGTCTCCCTGCAAG ACCATGCATTTCTGAGATTTGCCCCATCGCTGGTAGCTGCTGCCTGCGTGTCTGCATCTCGAGTAATTCTTCGCCTGTCGCCGACCTGGCCCCCTCGTCTACAGCGTCTCACTGCCTATACGTGGGAGCAGCTGTTGCCCTGCATGGAGCGACTGCTAAT TGCCCATGACAGTGATGTAAAGGAAGCCAACAAGCAGAAGTGCCAGTTACCGCAGCCCAGTCTGCAGCCGGGACAGCCTGCATACACAGCTCAAGGCCAGAATGTCACTATCACTCAGTACATCCACAGACCTGCTTTACAGTACACCCAGCAGAGCTGCCAGCCTGTGCTGGTCTCCACCCACGGCACCGGTGCTTACCTGTCCCACACTGCAACACTTCAGGCCCCCAGTGGCCCTTCACATGGACAAGGGCAGCCTCAGGCAATTTCTGTACCACTGGACACTAAGCTGAACATGCCTAACAGGCCCTATCAGGTGACCTCAGTCTTTCCTCGCACAGCGCCGTGTTTCGACAGGTGA